A portion of the Corynebacterium rouxii genome contains these proteins:
- the rfbB gene encoding dTDP-glucose 4,6-dehydratase, whose translation MLVTGGAGFIGSNFVRRVLATRPEYRVTVLDKLTYAGNAANLDGCDATLVVGDICDAQLVDRLVADSDVVVHFAAESHNDNSLVDPSPFVQTNVVGTFTLLEAARRHNVRFHHVSTDEVFGDLELDDPNRFTEHTAYNPSSPYSATKAGSDHLVHAWVRSFGLRATISNCSNNYGPYQHIEKFIPRQITNILSGLMPKLYGTGEQVRDWIHVDDHNDAVIRILESGRIGQTYIIGADNDHVNNKTVITLICELMGADGFEHVADRPGHDMRYAMDSSTLRAELGWQPRFTDTDTGMREGLLQTIEWYRTHRDWWEPQKAAVEQRYLAQGH comes from the coding sequence ATGCTGGTCACCGGCGGCGCCGGTTTTATTGGTTCGAATTTTGTCAGGCGTGTCCTTGCTACCCGCCCAGAGTATCGGGTCACGGTACTGGATAAGCTGACATATGCTGGCAACGCTGCAAATCTGGATGGCTGTGATGCCACTTTGGTTGTGGGCGATATTTGTGATGCACAGTTGGTGGATCGCTTGGTGGCTGATTCGGATGTGGTGGTGCACTTTGCTGCGGAGTCGCATAACGATAATTCTTTGGTGGATCCGTCGCCGTTTGTGCAGACCAATGTGGTGGGTACGTTTACGTTGTTGGAGGCTGCGCGACGCCACAATGTGCGGTTCCATCATGTGTCCACGGATGAGGTTTTTGGTGATCTTGAGTTAGATGATCCGAACCGGTTTACTGAGCACACTGCGTATAATCCGTCGTCACCATATTCGGCGACAAAGGCTGGGTCGGATCATCTGGTACACGCATGGGTTCGTTCATTTGGATTGCGTGCAACGATTTCTAATTGTTCTAATAATTATGGCCCTTACCAGCACATTGAGAAGTTTATTCCACGCCAGATCACCAACATTTTAAGTGGGCTCATGCCTAAGTTGTACGGTACGGGCGAGCAGGTGCGCGACTGGATCCATGTGGATGACCACAATGATGCCGTGATCCGGATTCTAGAAAGTGGCCGTATCGGGCAAACCTACATCATTGGCGCAGACAACGATCATGTGAACAACAAAACCGTGATCACACTGATCTGTGAGCTCATGGGTGCGGACGGTTTTGAGCACGTTGCAGACCGTCCTGGCCACGACATGCGCTATGCCATGGATTCCTCCACTTTGCGCGCAGAGCTTGGCTGGCAGCCGCGTTTTACTGATACCGACACCGGCATGCGCGAGGGACTGCTACAAACTATCGAGTGGTATCGCACGCATCGCGATTGGTGGGAGCCCCAAAAGGCCGCGGTAGAACAGCGTTATCTAGCCCAAGGGCATTAA
- the ramB gene encoding acetate metabolism transcriptional regulator RamB yields the protein MGMTYVGSRLRQLRKERDLTQAALAELLGISASYINQIEHDVRPLTPQVLRKITASFGVDATFFSRDDSSRLIAELQDVMFDKEVCPQPIDVTELSTLVDHHPEAARAMVEMHRRYRRLRDNLDAVTDKRRLSGLDTPNPLAMLSMPHDEVRDFFYSHHNYLDELDRIAERIATELGITTFNIRANEAALTQRLQEDHDVEIIPGVDLGATLHKFDNVSRQLTLSTRLIAGQRAFRLAAELGYLEAGEQMYALVSDGHFQSEEARRLALRGIASYFAAAVMLPYGMFHSQAEKSGYDIEYLCQVFGLGYETVCHRLSTLQRPQLKGIPFTFVRVDRAGNISKRQSATGFHFTHSGGTCPLWNVYEAFSSPGTIMRQLSEMPDGRSYLWIARTVRHHQGRFSEPGKIFSIGLGCEARHAHRTVYTAGLDFDGFSNAVPIGAGCRVCSRTNCPQRAFPAVNTLLSIDPHASQVAPY from the coding sequence ATGGGTATGACTTATGTGGGTTCACGCCTGCGCCAGCTACGCAAAGAACGCGACCTCACCCAAGCCGCGCTCGCCGAGCTCCTCGGGATCTCAGCCAGCTACATCAACCAGATCGAACACGACGTCCGACCGCTTACCCCACAAGTGCTGCGGAAAATAACAGCCTCATTTGGAGTAGACGCCACCTTCTTTTCGCGCGACGATTCCTCACGCCTCATCGCCGAGCTACAGGATGTCATGTTCGACAAAGAAGTTTGCCCACAGCCTATCGACGTCACCGAGCTGTCCACCCTCGTAGACCACCACCCCGAAGCTGCTCGCGCCATGGTGGAGATGCATCGTCGCTATCGACGCCTCCGCGACAACCTTGATGCGGTTACCGACAAACGCCGTCTCAGCGGATTAGATACTCCCAATCCACTTGCGATGTTGTCCATGCCTCACGATGAGGTGCGCGACTTCTTCTACTCTCACCACAATTACCTCGACGAACTAGATCGGATCGCCGAACGCATTGCCACAGAGCTAGGCATTACTACTTTTAATATTCGAGCCAACGAAGCAGCACTGACTCAACGCCTGCAAGAAGACCATGATGTAGAGATCATCCCCGGCGTTGACCTCGGCGCCACGTTGCATAAGTTTGACAATGTTTCTCGCCAACTTACGCTGTCTACTCGTCTTATTGCTGGCCAGCGCGCTTTTAGACTTGCAGCAGAGCTGGGGTATCTCGAAGCTGGCGAGCAGATGTATGCACTTGTTTCCGACGGTCACTTCCAATCAGAGGAGGCGCGTCGATTAGCGCTTCGCGGCATCGCCTCCTACTTTGCTGCGGCGGTGATGTTGCCTTATGGCATGTTCCATTCACAGGCGGAAAAAAGCGGTTACGACATCGAATATCTCTGCCAAGTCTTTGGACTGGGATATGAGACGGTCTGCCATCGGCTTTCAACCTTGCAACGCCCTCAGCTCAAAGGCATTCCGTTTACGTTTGTCCGCGTGGATCGTGCCGGAAATATCTCCAAGCGGCAATCGGCCACTGGTTTTCATTTCACGCATTCTGGAGGCACGTGCCCTTTGTGGAACGTATATGAGGCTTTCAGCAGCCCAGGCACGATCATGAGACAGCTTTCTGAGATGCCCGACGGACGCAGTTACTTATGGATTGCGCGCACGGTGCGTCACCATCAGGGGCGGTTTAGCGAGCCGGGCAAGATTTTTTCTATTGGGCTTGGCTGCGAGGCCCGCCACGCTCATCGCACCGTTTATACTGCTGGGCTGGATTTCGACGGCTTTAGCAATGCGGTCCCTATCGGCGCTGGCTGCCGTGTGTGTTCTCGCACGAATTGCCCGCAGCGAGCTTTTCCCGCGGTAAATACATTGCTCAGCATTGATCCTCATGCTTCCCAAGTCGCGCCTTATTGA
- a CDS encoding DUF6767 domain-containing protein, with translation MPCTACQPGTLGPNDCQLVQSVREDPELKQLMIQMINKARLGKHEDQC, from the coding sequence GTGCCCTGCACCGCATGCCAACCTGGAACCTTGGGGCCAAACGACTGCCAATTAGTTCAATCGGTTCGAGAAGACCCAGAGCTAAAGCAGCTGATGATCCAAATGATCAATAAGGCGCGACTTGGGAAGCATGAGGATCAATGCTGA
- a CDS encoding alpha/beta hydrolase, translated as MKFRRSLAALSIAATSVAGAMVAPAQAANLNPDTVRGQVAPATVHEGATPGLNPAWREKATGDRVVEMWAHSPSMNRDVPLVVLKAANPGRPTIYLLNGGDGGEGSANWVMQTKALDFYRDKDVNVVIPMAGKFSYYTDWVSDAPSLGGKQNWETFLTKELPGPIEGHLKASNKRAIAGLSMSATSALLLAEHAQGFYDATGSFSGCAATSSPLTYHFLRLTLERGGATPEQMWGPQGGEVNRKNDALINAENLRGTEVYVSNNSGTVGKYDLPSSPRLAGKDPATIFVTNLITSTEGGIIEAGTNMCTHDLKVKLDSLNIPATFNFRNTGTHSWGYWEEEMVASWELFNMAFNK; from the coding sequence ATGAAGTTCCGTCGTTCTCTCGCGGCGCTTTCCATTGCTGCTACATCCGTAGCCGGCGCAATGGTAGCCCCCGCACAAGCAGCTAACCTCAACCCAGACACTGTTCGTGGTCAGGTTGCTCCTGCCACTGTCCATGAAGGTGCAACCCCAGGCCTGAATCCTGCATGGCGCGAGAAGGCTACAGGCGACCGCGTCGTGGAAATGTGGGCTCACTCCCCTTCCATGAACCGCGATGTGCCATTGGTTGTTTTGAAGGCAGCTAACCCAGGCCGCCCTACCATCTACCTGCTCAACGGTGGCGATGGTGGCGAGGGCAGCGCTAACTGGGTCATGCAGACCAAGGCGTTGGACTTCTACCGCGATAAAGACGTCAACGTTGTTATCCCTATGGCCGGTAAGTTCTCCTACTACACCGACTGGGTATCTGATGCACCTTCCTTGGGCGGCAAACAGAACTGGGAAACCTTCTTGACCAAGGAGCTTCCAGGACCAATCGAAGGCCACCTTAAGGCTTCTAATAAACGCGCGATCGCCGGCTTGTCTATGTCCGCTACCAGCGCTTTGCTTCTGGCTGAGCACGCACAGGGCTTCTACGACGCTACCGGTTCCTTCTCCGGTTGTGCTGCAACCTCTAGCCCGCTGACCTACCACTTCCTTCGCCTGACCTTGGAGCGCGGTGGCGCAACCCCTGAGCAGATGTGGGGGCCACAGGGCGGCGAAGTCAACCGCAAGAATGATGCTCTGATCAACGCTGAGAACCTGCGCGGCACTGAGGTATATGTGTCCAACAACTCTGGCACCGTCGGCAAGTACGATCTTCCTTCCAGCCCTCGCTTGGCCGGTAAAGACCCTGCCACCATTTTTGTTACTAACTTGATCACTTCCACCGAGGGCGGCATCATCGAGGCTGGCACCAACATGTGCACCCATGACCTCAAGGTCAAGCTGGATTCCCTGAACATTCCAGCTACATTCAACTTCCGCAACACTGGCACCCATTCGTGGGGCTACTGGGAAGAGGAAATGGTTGCATCGTGGGAGCTGTTCAACATGGCTTTTAACAAGTAA
- a CDS encoding M1 family metallopeptidase, with the protein MSRLRSTPIPGTRDSYTQVDFNLGFHVRHYDVSLDYVVAPNRLKAAVTLSMDNYQPLRGLTLDLSDALTVKSVTAQGTSAVVVEVQKFRHSNHKLRISFTEEIPVDQEFKITVVYSGNPRPIRSTWGLIGWEELSNGSLVASQPNGARSWLPCDDTPDEKALYTMSITCDSPYTVVANGELLGTTRHGSRTQWRYRTQHPMASYLATVQVGQYERYELGAAGEVPVIAYAPPALAARVRHDFADQAAMLELFSQLFGPYPFEQYSVVVTEDDLEIPLEAQGLSIFGANHAGGAKQWERLVAHELAHQWFGNSLGLAQWDDIWLNEGFACYAEWLWFEHSAGIPAAVTAAQHYERLAQLPADIVVAAPGARDMFDDRVYKRGALTLHALRTLLGSAAFFRAIARYVAAGRHSVVEPVDLRRELLKEVDSSAQLDALWHAWLYETALPEWPR; encoded by the coding sequence ATGAGCCGGCTTCGTTCCACACCTATTCCTGGTACGCGGGACTCCTACACCCAGGTGGATTTCAACTTGGGGTTTCACGTGCGGCATTACGACGTCTCCTTGGACTATGTTGTTGCGCCGAACCGGTTAAAAGCCGCAGTCACGCTCTCGATGGACAATTATCAACCGTTGCGGGGGCTTACGCTGGATCTTTCGGACGCGTTGACGGTGAAGTCGGTGACCGCCCAGGGGACGTCGGCGGTGGTTGTGGAGGTGCAGAAGTTCCGGCACAGCAACCATAAACTGCGCATTTCTTTTACCGAGGAGATTCCGGTGGATCAGGAGTTTAAGATCACCGTGGTCTACTCGGGCAATCCGCGCCCGATTCGGAGTACGTGGGGGTTAATCGGTTGGGAGGAGCTGAGCAACGGTTCCTTGGTGGCCAGCCAGCCTAATGGTGCGCGTTCGTGGTTACCGTGTGATGACACTCCCGATGAAAAGGCGCTGTACACCATGAGTATTACGTGCGATTCGCCGTACACGGTGGTGGCCAATGGCGAGTTATTGGGCACCACGCGGCATGGTTCGCGCACGCAGTGGCGTTATCGCACACAGCATCCGATGGCGAGCTACTTGGCAACGGTGCAGGTTGGCCAGTATGAGCGCTATGAGCTTGGTGCGGCGGGTGAGGTTCCCGTGATCGCGTATGCGCCGCCGGCGTTAGCTGCTAGGGTACGCCATGATTTTGCGGATCAGGCGGCGATGCTGGAGCTGTTTTCTCAGTTGTTTGGCCCCTACCCTTTTGAGCAGTATTCGGTGGTTGTGACCGAGGACGATCTAGAGATTCCGTTGGAGGCTCAAGGGTTGTCTATTTTTGGCGCGAATCACGCCGGGGGTGCTAAGCAGTGGGAGCGGCTGGTGGCCCATGAGCTAGCACATCAGTGGTTTGGTAATTCTTTGGGTCTTGCGCAGTGGGATGACATTTGGCTCAATGAGGGCTTTGCGTGTTACGCGGAGTGGTTGTGGTTTGAGCATTCGGCGGGGATTCCGGCGGCGGTGACTGCGGCGCAGCATTATGAACGGTTGGCGCAGCTTCCTGCAGATATTGTGGTGGCAGCCCCAGGGGCACGCGATATGTTTGATGATCGCGTGTATAAGCGTGGTGCGTTGACGCTGCATGCGCTTCGCACGTTGCTTGGCAGCGCAGCCTTCTTCCGCGCCATTGCACGTTATGTTGCGGCGGGTCGACATTCCGTTGTGGAGCCGGTGGATTTACGCCGCGAGTTGCTCAAGGAAGTGGATTCTTCAGCGCAGCTCGATGCGTTGTGGCATGCGTGGTTGTATGAGACTGCGTTGCCAGAATGGCCACGGTAA
- the rfbD gene encoding dTDP-4-dehydrorhamnose reductase produces MQVRPTAIAGVVIVDLDVNGDNRGWFKENWQREKMVAAGLPDFQPVQNNISFNTERGVTRGLHAEPWDKFVSVAHGEVFGAWCDMREGSDTFGEVVTCTITPHTAVFVPRGVANGFQALVDNTSYTYLVNDHWSPDATYTAVNLDMIDWPLPPTEISDKDRCHPQLADATPMPARRILITGAHGQLGRALAALLPDAELCSHADFDVVNPPQRPWRQYEAIINCAAYNNVDAAEDDRARAWEVNAMAPARLAQIATENNLTLVHVSTDFIFDGATSVHEETEAPSPLSVYGASKAAGDIAAAVAPKHYVVRTSWVFGQGGNFVETMRSLAQRGIRPNVISDQRGRPTHAADLAAGIVHLLRSDADYGVYNLSNSGDVVGRDDLARAVFEHCGISGVAVTSVTTTEYEAQTGPLAKRPAESTFNLDKIVATGFQPRPWRDAVRDYLDTK; encoded by the coding sequence ATGCAGGTTCGCCCCACTGCCATTGCCGGTGTTGTTATTGTCGACCTCGATGTCAATGGTGATAACCGTGGATGGTTCAAGGAGAACTGGCAGCGGGAAAAGATGGTGGCGGCGGGCTTGCCGGATTTCCAGCCGGTGCAAAACAACATCTCTTTTAACACTGAGCGGGGCGTGACACGTGGCTTGCACGCCGAGCCGTGGGATAAGTTCGTGTCGGTGGCTCATGGCGAAGTGTTTGGAGCGTGGTGCGACATGCGGGAAGGCTCCGACACCTTCGGCGAGGTAGTCACCTGCACCATCACCCCTCATACTGCGGTGTTTGTGCCACGTGGAGTGGCCAATGGTTTTCAGGCACTGGTGGATAACACGAGTTACACCTACTTGGTCAATGATCATTGGTCGCCGGACGCTACGTATACGGCGGTGAATTTGGACATGATCGATTGGCCGCTTCCCCCCACGGAGATTTCGGATAAGGATCGTTGCCACCCCCAGCTTGCCGACGCCACCCCGATGCCGGCACGTCGCATCCTGATCACGGGGGCGCATGGCCAGTTGGGGCGCGCACTGGCAGCATTGTTGCCGGATGCCGAGTTGTGTTCACATGCGGATTTCGATGTGGTTAACCCACCACAGCGCCCGTGGCGCCAGTATGAGGCGATTATTAACTGTGCGGCCTATAACAATGTGGATGCGGCAGAAGATGATCGTGCCCGCGCGTGGGAGGTCAATGCTATGGCCCCGGCGCGACTGGCGCAGATTGCTACGGAGAATAATCTGACGTTGGTGCATGTGTCGACGGATTTCATTTTCGACGGCGCCACATCTGTGCATGAGGAGACGGAAGCGCCGTCGCCGTTGTCGGTGTATGGGGCTTCGAAAGCGGCGGGTGATATTGCGGCTGCTGTGGCACCGAAGCACTATGTGGTGCGCACCTCGTGGGTATTTGGCCAGGGGGGCAACTTTGTGGAGACCATGCGTTCGTTGGCGCAGCGCGGTATTCGCCCCAATGTGATTAGCGACCAGCGTGGTAGACCTACCCATGCTGCGGATTTGGCGGCGGGTATTGTGCATTTGCTGCGCAGCGACGCAGATTATGGTGTGTACAATCTTTCTAATTCTGGCGATGTGGTTGGCCGCGATGACCTTGCCCGCGCAGTGTTTGAGCATTGTGGGATATCCGGTGTGGCGGTTACGTCTGTTACCACAACCGAGTACGAGGCCCAGACAGGTCCATTGGCCAAGCGCCCCGCGGAGTCGACATTCAACTTGGACAAGATTGTGGCCACGGGTTTTCAACCGCGTCCATGGCGGGATGCTGTGCGTGACTACTTAGACACCAAGTAG
- the rfbA gene encoding glucose-1-phosphate thymidylyltransferase RfbA gives MKGIILAGGSGTRLHPITLGISKQLMPIYDKPMIYYPLTTLIQAGIREILIITTPEDQAAFQRLLGDGSAWGIELSYAVQPSPDGLAQAFIIGRDFIGDDSVALALGDNIFDGPALGQALKGCASPHGGTVFAYEVSDPSRYGVVTFDAIGTALSIEEKPQHPRSNYAVVGLYFYDNDVVSIAETITPSERGELEITAINDAYLQQGRLHVHKLERGDVWLDTGTIDSMSEAAAYVEVLQKRTGVIIGSPEVAAWKAGLITDTQLEALAQPLKKSGYGDYLIRTIRSAMP, from the coding sequence ATGAAGGGCATCATTCTCGCCGGCGGTTCTGGCACTCGTTTGCACCCCATTACGTTGGGGATTTCTAAGCAGCTTATGCCGATCTACGACAAGCCGATGATCTACTACCCGCTGACCACACTGATCCAAGCGGGTATTCGCGAGATCTTGATCATCACCACCCCTGAGGACCAAGCGGCGTTTCAACGCCTGCTTGGCGACGGCTCCGCCTGGGGCATCGAGCTTTCTTACGCAGTACAGCCCTCCCCCGACGGTCTAGCGCAGGCGTTTATCATCGGACGCGATTTTATCGGCGATGATAGCGTTGCCCTCGCCCTAGGCGACAACATCTTTGACGGTCCCGCCCTTGGTCAAGCACTCAAAGGTTGCGCTTCGCCTCATGGTGGAACAGTGTTCGCCTACGAAGTATCCGACCCCAGCCGCTACGGCGTGGTTACCTTTGATGCCATAGGCACTGCATTATCCATTGAAGAAAAACCCCAGCACCCACGCTCCAACTACGCGGTGGTGGGACTGTACTTCTACGACAACGATGTCGTCAGCATCGCAGAGACAATCACCCCTAGCGAACGCGGCGAACTAGAAATCACCGCCATTAATGATGCCTACCTGCAACAAGGCCGCCTCCACGTACACAAACTCGAACGTGGCGACGTATGGCTCGACACCGGAACCATCGACTCCATGAGCGAAGCCGCAGCCTACGTAGAAGTACTACAAAAACGCACCGGCGTTATCATCGGATCCCCAGAAGTAGCCGCATGGAAAGCCGGACTCATCACCGATACCCAACTAGAAGCACTCGCACAGCCACTCAAAAAATCCGGCTACGGGGACTATCTCATACGCACAATAAGATCCGCAATGCCCTGA
- a CDS encoding prolyl oligopeptidase family serine peptidase, which yields MHHPPVEELELIDSPAALEWARAWSQATQEKWSNDELQRSIHEALDTDARIPYVTRRGEYLYNFWRDRDHPRGVWRRTTLESFAGDSPQWQVLIDVDRLAASEEESWVWKGAHVRPHHFDRALIRLSRGGADAVEIREFDLATGSFVEDQAFAVPEAKTQVCWVDRDTVLVGTDMGAGSLTESGYPARVHVWRRGTELADAEEFFCGLTSDLAVSAWAETAPGFERLFVRRALDFYRSRTFIQRDGHLQIIEVPEDCTVVVHREWMYVLPREEYASIPSGGVGAILFEDFLAGRRDFCAVFTPTAQSSVQDLTLTASYVVLTILEDVTSRIEVVDRGAPGSASRRINVGDMVTARVVAADSESDELWLGASSFTQPDTLYRVELGRHTIPEVVKQAPALFDACRLETRQHWATSADGTKIPYFIVGDFSQGPRPTLVGGYGGFEVSLVPGYSSIRGRAWLSKGNYFVQPNLRGGGEFGPRWHESVIRRHRVKIYEDHQAVLADLRQRGYASQIAVRGGSNGGLLTSVALTRYPEAIDAAVIQVPLTDMLRYHTWSAGASWMAEYGDPDDPAERAVLESYSPLHHVAARAQVTYPPALVTTSTRDDRVHPAHARLFARALKVAGQAVDYWENSEGGHAGAADNAQVAASEAMIYTWLLDALGGAR from the coding sequence ATGCACCACCCCCCTGTTGAGGAGCTAGAGCTGATCGATTCCCCCGCCGCTCTTGAGTGGGCGCGCGCGTGGTCGCAGGCTACGCAAGAGAAGTGGAGCAACGATGAACTCCAACGTAGTATTCATGAGGCGCTGGATACGGACGCGCGTATTCCTTATGTGACGCGCCGGGGCGAATATCTGTATAACTTTTGGCGGGATCGCGACCACCCCCGTGGGGTGTGGCGACGTACTACGTTAGAGAGTTTTGCGGGCGATTCCCCGCAATGGCAGGTGCTTATCGACGTCGACCGCCTTGCTGCTTCCGAGGAAGAAAGCTGGGTGTGGAAGGGCGCGCATGTGCGTCCACATCATTTTGATCGCGCGCTGATCCGATTAAGCCGCGGTGGTGCCGATGCGGTGGAGATTCGCGAGTTCGACTTAGCTACTGGCAGTTTTGTTGAAGACCAAGCGTTTGCGGTTCCGGAGGCCAAGACCCAGGTGTGCTGGGTAGATCGCGATACTGTGCTGGTGGGGACGGACATGGGTGCCGGCAGTTTGACGGAGTCTGGGTATCCGGCTCGGGTTCATGTGTGGCGGCGTGGCACAGAACTTGCGGATGCTGAGGAGTTTTTCTGCGGCCTTACCTCGGATTTAGCGGTGTCTGCGTGGGCGGAGACAGCCCCTGGTTTTGAGCGGTTGTTTGTGCGTCGGGCGCTGGACTTTTATCGGTCGCGGACGTTTATTCAGCGTGATGGCCATCTGCAGATCATTGAGGTGCCGGAGGATTGCACGGTGGTGGTCCATCGTGAGTGGATGTATGTGCTGCCACGTGAGGAGTACGCCAGCATTCCTTCCGGTGGTGTGGGCGCTATCTTGTTTGAGGATTTCCTTGCAGGTCGTAGGGATTTCTGCGCTGTATTTACGCCTACTGCGCAGTCGAGTGTGCAGGATCTGACGTTGACGGCTTCCTATGTGGTGCTCACGATTTTGGAGGATGTGACCAGCCGGATTGAGGTTGTTGATCGCGGGGCTCCGGGGTCGGCGTCGCGACGCATCAACGTAGGCGATATGGTCACCGCGCGCGTGGTGGCGGCGGATTCGGAATCTGATGAGCTGTGGCTGGGGGCATCGTCGTTTACGCAACCGGATACGTTATACCGCGTTGAACTTGGCCGACACACCATCCCAGAGGTGGTCAAGCAGGCACCAGCGTTGTTTGATGCCTGTCGTCTGGAGACGAGGCAGCATTGGGCAACGTCGGCAGATGGCACCAAGATTCCGTATTTTATCGTGGGCGATTTCTCTCAAGGGCCACGTCCAACGTTGGTGGGCGGTTATGGCGGCTTTGAGGTTTCACTGGTGCCGGGGTATTCGTCGATACGCGGGCGGGCGTGGCTGAGCAAGGGAAACTATTTTGTACAACCTAATTTGCGCGGTGGTGGCGAGTTCGGTCCGCGCTGGCATGAAAGCGTGATTCGGCGTCATCGCGTCAAGATTTACGAGGACCATCAGGCGGTGCTGGCGGATCTGCGGCAGCGCGGGTATGCCTCGCAGATTGCGGTGCGCGGCGGTTCCAATGGTGGTTTGCTCACGTCGGTGGCGTTAACGCGCTATCCGGAGGCGATCGACGCTGCGGTCATTCAAGTGCCGCTGACCGACATGCTGCGGTACCACACGTGGTCGGCGGGTGCGTCGTGGATGGCGGAGTATGGGGATCCAGATGATCCGGCAGAACGGGCGGTGTTGGAAAGTTATTCACCCTTGCATCATGTGGCAGCTCGTGCGCAGGTAACGTACCCACCGGCGTTGGTGACTACGTCGACACGCGATGATCGTGTCCACCCCGCTCACGCACGGTTGTTTGCGCGTGCTTTGAAGGTTGCTGGGCAGGCTGTGGATTATTGGGAGAATTCGGAGGGTGGCCATGCGGGCGCTGCGGATAATGCGCAGGTGGCGGCGTCGGAAGCCATGATTTATACGTGGCTGCTTGACGCATTGGGCGGCGCGCGATGA
- the lpdA gene encoding dihydrolipoyl dehydrogenase: MTEHYDVVVLGAGPGGYVAAIRAAQLGKKVAVVEKQYWGGVCLNVGCIPSKALLKNAEVAHIFNHEAKTFGISGDVSFDFGAAHKRSRQVSSGIVKGVHYLMKKNKITEIDGLGSFKDAKTIEITEGNDAGKVVTFDDCIIATGSVVRSLPGVTIGGNIVSFEEQILKEEAPKSMVIVGAGAIGMEFAYVLANYGVDITIVEFMDRVLPNEDADVSKEIAKQYKKLGVKLLTGYKTTAITDNGDNVTVEVESKDGSKKDSLTVERCMVSIGFAPRVEGYGLENTGVKLTERGAIEIDDFMRTNVDHIYAIGDVTAKLQLAHVAEAQGVVAAEVIAGAETQELGDYMMMPRATFCNPQVASFGYTEEQAKAKFEGREIKTATFPFSANGKAAGLAETAGFVKIVADAEFGEIVGAHMVGANVSELLPELTLAQRFDLTCEEIGRNVHTHPTLSEAMKEAAEGIMGHMINL, from the coding sequence GTGACTGAACATTATGACGTAGTAGTACTCGGTGCAGGCCCTGGTGGCTATGTCGCCGCCATCCGCGCAGCCCAGCTTGGCAAGAAGGTTGCAGTCGTTGAAAAGCAGTACTGGGGAGGTGTCTGTCTCAACGTCGGTTGTATCCCTTCCAAGGCGCTTCTGAAAAACGCTGAGGTAGCACACATCTTTAACCATGAGGCAAAGACCTTCGGCATTAGTGGCGACGTGTCCTTTGACTTCGGTGCTGCTCATAAGCGCTCCCGCCAGGTATCTTCCGGAATCGTCAAGGGTGTCCACTACTTGATGAAGAAGAACAAGATCACCGAAATCGACGGTCTCGGCTCCTTTAAAGACGCCAAGACCATCGAGATCACCGAGGGTAACGACGCCGGCAAGGTAGTTACCTTCGATGACTGCATTATCGCCACCGGTTCCGTCGTGCGTTCTCTGCCAGGTGTAACCATCGGCGGTAATATCGTTTCCTTCGAAGAGCAAATTCTCAAGGAAGAAGCACCAAAGTCTATGGTGATCGTGGGCGCCGGCGCTATCGGTATGGAGTTTGCTTACGTTCTAGCTAACTACGGCGTAGACATCACCATCGTGGAATTCATGGATCGCGTGCTGCCAAACGAGGATGCAGACGTATCCAAGGAGATCGCAAAGCAGTACAAGAAGCTCGGCGTTAAACTGCTGACCGGTTACAAGACCACCGCCATCACCGATAACGGCGACAATGTCACCGTCGAGGTGGAGTCCAAGGACGGATCCAAAAAAGACAGCCTCACCGTCGAGCGCTGCATGGTGTCCATCGGTTTCGCGCCACGTGTTGAAGGCTACGGCCTCGAAAACACCGGAGTGAAGCTCACTGAGCGCGGCGCTATCGAAATCGACGACTTCATGCGCACCAATGTCGACCACATTTACGCAATTGGCGACGTCACCGCGAAACTGCAGCTGGCACACGTTGCAGAAGCGCAGGGTGTTGTTGCCGCCGAGGTTATCGCCGGTGCTGAAACCCAAGAGCTGGGCGACTACATGATGATGCCACGCGCTACCTTCTGTAACCCACAGGTTGCATCCTTCGGCTACACCGAAGAACAGGCGAAGGCAAAGTTCGAAGGCCGCGAGATCAAGACCGCTACCTTCCCATTCTCTGCCAACGGTAAGGCAGCCGGCCTCGCTGAAACTGCAGGCTTTGTCAAGATCGTTGCAGACGCAGAATTTGGCGAGATCGTCGGCGCGCACATGGTTGGTGCAAACGTCTCCGAACTGCTGCCAGAACTCACCTTGGCACAGCGTTTCGACCTCACCTGTGAGGAAATTGGACGCAACGTTCATACGCACCCAACCCTGTCTGAGGCAATGAAGGAAGCCGCAGAAGGAATCATGGGTCACATGATCAACCTCTAA